Genomic window (Syntrophaceae bacterium):
CGGAAGACTTCCGCGCCGCGCAGGACGGCCTCGTCCCTGTCGAGGCCGAGGCGCTCCTCGTAGTCCAGGTTCAGGAGAATGTCCCCGAGTCCGCAGCCGATATCGACGACTCTTTTTCTCCGTGCCGCCGGTTGAGCGTTGAGATATTGAATGACGGCGACGGCATAGTCCTTCGCCGCAAGAGGGCATTGGTGCCACCTGTCGATCCTGAAAAACCGGCACAGGAAAAAGCGAAAGGCGAGCTCGGCCCTGTTCCCGGCGGCCCTGATGATTCGCTGCGGAGTGATGGACATGCCAAAGGGGCCATGCACGAAAGATGCCGCCCATCATGGCTGCCTAGCGGCCGATTTTCTTCAGGAACCCGTCGATGCCCTCCCGGTAGGCCCCGGCAGACAGGAAGAGAGCGTCGTTGTGCCCGCCGCGCAGCTTGATGAAGGCTTTCGGCTCAGGCGCCGCCTCGTAAAGGGAGACCCCCTGGGCGAAGGGGGCGATCTCGTCGTCGGGGCTGTGGATGACGAGCACGGGGCAGCGGACGTTGCGGACGTGCTCGAGGGTGTTGTATTCGAAACGGGCGAGCCACCGCACGGGCAAAAACGGGTAGTGGTGGCCCGCGATGTCGACGAAGCTCGTGAAGGTGGAATCGAGTATGAGTGCCGCGGGGGTTTTCTCCCGGGCGAGCTTCGCCGCAATGGGGCCGCCGAGGGACTGCCCGTAGAGGAGGATCTCTCCGGCGGGGACCTTGCGCCTCTCCGTCAGGTACCGCCATGCCCCCGCCGCGTCGCTGTAGGTGCCCTCCTCGGAGGGTTTTCCCTCGCTGCGGCCGTAGCCCCGGTAATCGTAGATGAAGGTGGAGAGCCCCACCCGATGCAGGTTCTCGACGAAGGGGAGGTTGTAGGAAATGTTGCCGCCGTTTCCGTGGCTGAAGAGGACGACCCCGCGGCCCGCCTCCGACGGCACGTACCAGGCCGCCAGCTGCACGCCGTCGGCGGCCTCGAAGGAAACCTCCTCGTAGGCCATTCCCCGGTCGCCCGGCGTGGCGACGATCTGCCCGTCCGGGAAGTAGACGAGCCGCGACTGCAGGAAGAACATCAAGGCGAGTACCCCCGTGACGGAAAGGGCGATGGCGCGAAGGGCGGCGGAAACCATGGAGATAATGAAGTTGCGAAGTTAGGAAGTTGATAGCGTAAAATACGCGTTACCTGTTCTTTGAAAAAGCAGAGAGCATCTGATACGCCTTTGGAGAATTCGCCAAAACTCGAAAGGAGGTATCAAGATGCTCCCAGGAGAGTTACCCCTCCCGGATGGATTGTTGCCTGCCCCGGGGACGTTGTCAACCGGTTGTTTGTTCATTTGGCCGCCCTGTACGATCAGGCCTTTCCCCGGAGTTACGGGCAGCGGCTTCGGGACATCCAGCTGCAGTGGCTGTCGGCCCATCGGGGCCGGCTGCGCTGTCCGCGCTGCGACGGCACGGCGCTGATCCGCAAGGGTTGGCGGAGCCGGGTGCTGCGGACGTCGCGGGGGCGCCTGTCACTGGCGGTCCTGCAGATGCGCTGCAAGGCCTGCGGCCGGACGTTTCGGCCGGTCAATGCCGTGCTGGGGCTTCCCTTCGGGCGGCGCTTCCTCGACGAGCTGGTCGAGAAGGCCATCGGGCTGGGGATCCAGATGCCCTTCGGGCGGGCCTCCTGGGCCCTGCGCGCGCTGCTGGCCGATGCGCCTTCCCCGGAGGGGCTGCGGCGCCAGATCGCCGCCCGGGCCGCGACGCTCGCCCCGAGCGACGAGGTGGCCGGCAAGACCGTGCTGGTCGACGGCACCCGGGTCAAGGCGGGGAAGAACCCGCGGGGCTCGGCCGTTTATCTGGCCGTCAGCGCCATCCCGGGTCCCGCGGTGGCCGGACGCCCGACCATCGTCAAGCGGCTGGTGCACGTGCACGTGGGTGATGCCGAGGGGCTTCGCCGGCGACTGCTGGGGTTGCCCATCGAGCGGCTCGTGCATGATGGGGGCCTGAACCTCGAGGCCTGTGCCTCTGCGGTCCAGCGCTGCCGCTGGCATCTGGTGCACCAGCTCAATCACTACCTCTGGCTCGACGGCATGCAGGTCGAGCAGCGCCGGCACTACCAGAAGCGCCTCAAGCGGTTGCTGTGGCGCCGGGGGCCCCGAGCCCCCGAGGGCTTGGATGCCTTTATCAAAGAGCTGCAGCGCGACGGCTTCCGTCAGTCGGCCGAGCACCTCCAAAACGCTCAGCCGCACGCCTTCAGCTGGCAGGCCGACAAGGGCTTTGCCTTCACGACCACCGCTCCCCTGGAGCGGGAGATGAGGGAACTCAACCGCAGGGCCGATGCGGGGCCCGCTGGAGCGACCGCGGGATCGAAAACGTCCTGACGGTGCTGTTCCACTACCGGCTCAATGAAAAACCGATAGTGCCCCTAAGGGCGTATCAGTAGGTAACGTGTTTTTGTTGCTATCAGGAAGTTGAGAAGCTAGGAGAACCCGGTGGGCAGCGCTCGGTCTGCGGCGAACCGAAATTCCCAACTTCATAGCTTCCCAGCTTCTGAGTAGGGAAGGGGAGCCTCGTCGGCTCCCCTTCCCTTTTGCAATCACACCCTGTCTTTCAGAACGGCGCCCGTGCTCCCGGAGGTGACGAGGCAGGCGTACCGGGCCAGATAGCCCGACTGAATCTTCGGCTTCGGGGGCTTCCATGCCTTTTTGCGCTTCTTGAGCTCCTCGGCGCTCACCGCGAGGGTGATCTTGCGCTTCGGGATGTCGATGGC
Coding sequences:
- a CDS encoding alpha/beta hydrolase, with the translated sequence MVSAALRAIALSVTGVLALMFFLQSRLVYFPDGQIVATPGDRGMAYEEVSFEAADGVQLAAWYVPSEAGRGVVLFSHGNGGNISYNLPFVENLHRVGLSTFIYDYRGYGRSEGKPSEEGTYSDAAGAWRYLTERRKVPAGEILLYGQSLGGPIAAKLAREKTPAALILDSTFTSFVDIAGHHYPFLPVRWLARFEYNTLEHVRNVRCPVLVIHSPDDEIAPFAQGVSLYEAAPEPKAFIKLRGGHNDALFLSAGAYREGIDGFLKKIGR